In uncultured Fibrobacter sp., a single genomic region encodes these proteins:
- a CDS encoding sulfurtransferase TusA family protein: protein MAEIKIDDTIDITDVVCPTTFVKAKVALEELEEGQILSIRLNDGEPVQNVPRSIKEEGHEILKLDDNQDGTYTLIVKKVGD, encoded by the coding sequence ATGGCAGAAATAAAAATTGACGATACCATCGACATTACCGATGTCGTGTGCCCGACCACTTTCGTGAAGGCGAAGGTCGCCCTCGAAGAACTGGAAGAAGGCCAAATCCTTTCTATCCGCCTGAACGACGGCGAACCGGTGCAGAACGTGCCGCGCAGCATCAAGGAAGAGGGTCACGAAATCTTGAAACTCGACGACAACCAGGACGGAACCTACACACTCATTGTGAAGAAGGTCGGAGACTAA